The DNA window TTCTCGCGCGACGCCATTGCCCAGGCCACGGCGATTTCGCTCAGCCACGACATGTTCGATGCCGCGCTCTATCTGGGCGTGTGCGACAAGATTGTCCCCGGCCTGTTGATCGGCGCCCTCGCCTTCGGCCACCTGCCGGCGGTGTTCGTTCCGGCCGGCCCGATGACGCCGGGCATCCCCAACAAGAAAAAAGCCGAAGTCCGCGAGCGCTATGCCGCCGGCGAAGCCACCCGCGAGGAGCTGCTCGAAGCCGAAGCCGCCAGCTACCACGCCGCCGGCACCTGCACCTTCTACGGCACCGCCAATTCCAACCAGGTGCTGCTGGAAGCGATGGGCCTGCAGATGCCGGGCACCTCGTTCGTCAATCCGGATCAACCGCTGCGCGACGTGCTGACCCGCGCCGCCGCCGAACAGGCGCTGGCGATCACCGCGCTGGGCGATGACTACCGCCCCATCGGCCATCTGATCGATGAGCGCGCCATCGTCAATGCGATTGCCGCGTTGATGGCCACCGGTGGCTCCACCAACCACACCATCCACTGGGTCGCGGTGGCGCGCGCCGCCGGCATCGTGCTGACCTGGGACGATATCGACGTCATCAGCCAGACCGTGCCGCTGCTGGCGCGCGTGTATCCCAATGGCGATGCCGACGTGAACCGCTTTGCCGCGGCCGGCGGCACCCAGTTCGTGTTCCGCGAACTGCTCGACGCCGGCCTGATGCACGACCTGCCGACGATTGTCGCCGGCGGCATGCGCGCCTTCTGCGAAGAGCCGCGCCTGCAGGACGGCAAGCTGGCCTATGCGCCCGGCATCGCCGAGAGCGCCGACACCGCGGTGGTGCGTCCGGTCAGTGACGCGTTCGAATCGCAGGGCGGATTGCGCCTGCTGCGCGGCAACCTGGGCCGCTCGCTGATCAAGACCTCGGCGGTGAAGCAAGAGTACCGCTACATCGAAGCGCCGGCCGTGGTCGTGGATGATCCGCGCGCACTCAACAAGCTGCACGCTGCCGGTCTGCTGCCGCAGGATTTCGTCGCGGTGGTGCGCTACCAGGGCCCGCGTTCGAACGGCATGCCGGAACTGCATTCGCTGGCGCCGCTGCTGGGCCTGCTGCAGAACCAGGGCCGGCGGGTGGCGCTGGTCACCGACGGTCGCCTGTCGGGCGCGTCGGGCAAGATTCCCGCCGCCATCCACCTCACCCCCGAAGCCGCGCGCGGTGGTCCGCTGGCCAAGCTGCGCGAAGGCGATCTGATTCGCCTGGATGCGGAGAACGGCATCCTGGAAGCGCTGGTGTCGGCCGAAGAGTGGAACGCGCGCGAACTGGCTCCGAACACTTCGCCGGCCGCGCTGGATCTGGGCCGCAACCTGTTCGCGGTCAGCCGCGACGTGGTCACCCCGGCCGATCAGGGCGCGCTGTCGATTTCCTGCGGCCCGCCGTATCACAACGGCACCTGGGAGTACGATTCCGAATACGAACTGGGCGAGACGGCAGAGGCTGCCGCGGCGCCCCATGAGTCGAAAGACGCGTAACGCGAAAACGTCCGGCTGCACGCCCGCGTCGCTTGCCGGACCCGCCTGACCCAGCGTCCATCGTCTGCCTGCACCTCTCACTCCAGGAAGCATTCCGCCCCATGTCGATCCAGGCCCGCACCCAGAAAGCCGAATCCCTCCTCCGCGCGGCCGGCATCCTGCCGGTGGTCACCGTCAACTCGCTGGACGAGGCGCGCAAGGTCTCGCAGGCGCTGCTGGAAGGTGGCCTGCCGGCGATTGAACTGACCCTGCGCACGCCGGTGGCGATGGAAGCGCTGGCCATGCTCAAGCGCGAGCTGCCGGACATCGTGATTGGCGCCGGCACCGTGCTGACCGTCGAACAGATGCAGCAGTCGATTGATGCGGGCGCGGATTTCCTGGTCACTCCGGGCACGACCGCCGAGATGGCCTCGGCGCTGGCGCAAGCCGATATTCCGGTTGTGCCCGGCGCGGCCTCGCCAACCGAACTGCTGACCCTGATGGCGCATGGCTTCCGCGTCTGCAAGCTGTTCCCGGCCAATGCCGTGGGCGGGCTGGCGATGATCAAGGGCCTGGCCGGTCCGCTGGCCGAACTCAAGCTCTGCCCCACCGGCGGCATCGGCGAAGACACCGCCGCCGACTACCTCTCGCAACCCAACGTAGTGTGCATCGGCGGCTCGTGGATGGTGCCCAAGGATTGGCTGGCCAAGGGCGAATGGGACAAGGTGCGCGACAGCTCGGCCAAGGCCGCGGCGATCGTCAAGCGCGTGCGCGGCTAAGCCGCAGCAGTCGGCAGAACGGCCCGCCAAGCCCGCGTCCAGCAAGCATCGGGTACCCAGGTAGGAGGGACTTCAGTCCCGACCACCCCCAGCGTCACGGATGGCAATGGAATGCCATCGCAATGCCGCCTGCTTCCACGCCAGCGCCAGCAAAGCGAACCACCCCACCAGCAACAAGCCCAGCTGCCACTCAAGCGCGTTCTCCACCCGGTCGCGCAAGACTTCGTCAACAAGCGCAAGTCCGGCGATGACATTGGCCACGCCCAGCAACAGCATCCACACGCAGATCACCGCCATCCATCGCCGCAGTGTCACGCCGATCGCGTGACGTCGCGCCGCCACGCGCAGCAACAGCAGCTGCGCCAGGAAGCCGAATCCGAAGTACACGGTCACGCCATAGCGGCGCAGGAAGCCGTACACCTCACCCTGCGTACCCAGGAAGAATGCGTACACCGCCAGCGCACAGGCGGAGACAGTTCCCAGCCAGCGCATCGTCGTGACGACCCTGGAAGATGGCGCAGCGAACCAGCGCGCCGCGAGCCACCAGACGACCACATGCAATGCCGCACAGGGAATCACCAGCCAGCGGAAGACCTG is part of the Pseudoxanthomonas indica genome and encodes:
- a CDS encoding bifunctional 4-hydroxy-2-oxoglutarate aldolase/2-dehydro-3-deoxy-phosphogluconate aldolase, whose product is MSIQARTQKAESLLRAAGILPVVTVNSLDEARKVSQALLEGGLPAIELTLRTPVAMEALAMLKRELPDIVIGAGTVLTVEQMQQSIDAGADFLVTPGTTAEMASALAQADIPVVPGAASPTELLTLMAHGFRVCKLFPANAVGGLAMIKGLAGPLAELKLCPTGGIGEDTAADYLSQPNVVCIGGSWMVPKDWLAKGEWDKVRDSSAKAAAIVKRVRG
- the edd gene encoding phosphogluconate dehydratase produces the protein MSLHPRIQEVTERIRQRSLPLRRAYLAGIDAANANGPQRSRLSCGNLAHAFAACGPTDKGRLRADVTANLGIINAYNDMLSAHQPFEHYPEIIRQLARDLGATAQVAGGVPAMCDGVTQGRPGMELSLFSRDAIAQATAISLSHDMFDAALYLGVCDKIVPGLLIGALAFGHLPAVFVPAGPMTPGIPNKKKAEVRERYAAGEATREELLEAEAASYHAAGTCTFYGTANSNQVLLEAMGLQMPGTSFVNPDQPLRDVLTRAAAEQALAITALGDDYRPIGHLIDERAIVNAIAALMATGGSTNHTIHWVAVARAAGIVLTWDDIDVISQTVPLLARVYPNGDADVNRFAAAGGTQFVFRELLDAGLMHDLPTIVAGGMRAFCEEPRLQDGKLAYAPGIAESADTAVVRPVSDAFESQGGLRLLRGNLGRSLIKTSAVKQEYRYIEAPAVVVDDPRALNKLHAAGLLPQDFVAVVRYQGPRSNGMPELHSLAPLLGLLQNQGRRVALVTDGRLSGASGKIPAAIHLTPEAARGGPLAKLREGDLIRLDAENGILEALVSAEEWNARELAPNTSPAALDLGRNLFAVSRDVVTPADQGALSISCGPPYHNGTWEYDSEYELGETAEAAAAPHESKDA